Below is a genomic region from Spirosoma radiotolerans.
CCTTTTAGACAAATACCAGGGCTTTTTTTGGCATTCCAATGCCAGCCGCGCGACCGGTGCTGAGGAATGACAAAAAAACAGTAAAATCGAGCTTACGGCTAAAAGTTTAAACAGTCTCAGTGAGTAAAACCAACCCTCCCTTATCAGCTTTAACGTCTCCTTCTATGAAACTAATCGCCGAAATTCTGGTCAGCCTGGTTGCCCTTGAGCATATCTATATCCTGTGGATGGAAATGTTTGCCTGGACCACGCAGGGGCGCAAAACGTTCAAGTCGTTTCCACCTGATTTATTCGAGAAGACAAAATCACTGGCGGCTAATCAGGGCCTTTACAATGGCTTTCTGGCGGCTGGTCTGATCTGGTCAATGTTCATTGACGACGCGGCCTGGAGTATAAACATTGCTTATTTCTTTCTGGGATGCGTCATCGTTGCAGGCGTTTATGGCGCGCTTACCGCACAGCGGTCTATTTTTTTCGTTCAGGCCCTCCCTGCTATTCTGGCACTGATAGCGGTAGCCTTGGCTTAAAACTAAGTGGTCAGTGGCTGACGCGCGATTACTGCTGTTGCGTCTGCCACTGACCACCTCTGATTCACTACCCCCTAAAAGCAGGAGACCGCCCCCAAGCGGGAACGGCTCCATGAGTACAACAAAACCACAGATAAAGCTGTCGACATTGTAGGCCAGACAGGGTGCCTGTGGCTCTGCTGTTAGGTATATGATGTTTGATATAGGATGTATGGTAGATACTGCCTTGGCATATATTCTATATCATACATCCTACATCCATCTAAGCTTCGATAAGGAATTCGTCGTGCTGGCTTACGTCCAAACCTGACTTCTCGTCTTCTTCCGTTACACGTAGTGGTAGAATAAGATCTGTGATTTTCAGCATGACGTAGGACATAATAAAAGCAAAGACCGATACACCAACCAGAGCGATCATGTGATTGATGAACAATTTCGTTTGACCAAACGCCAGACCTTCGTCAACAACGGCTGAGTTAATGCCTTTGCTTGCGAAAATACCCGTCATAACCATACCGACCATACCACCAACACCGTGGCAAGGGAATACGTCAAGCGTATCGTCGAGGGTTGACTTCGAGCGCAGGTGAGCTACGTAGTTCGATACCATAGCGCCAACCGTACCAATGAAGATCGCGGTAGGAATCGTTACAAAACCGGCGGCTGGCGTAATAGCAACCAGACCAACTACTGCTCCGATACAGAAACCAAGTGCCGATACTTTTTTGCCTTTAGCGGCATCGAACAATACCCAGGCCAGGCCAGCAGCCGCAGCCGCCGTGTTTGTTGTCGCGAAAGCCGAAGCTGCCAAGGGCGAAGCTGCCACTGCCGAACCAGCATTGAAACCAAACCAGCCAAACCACAGCAGGCCTGTACCCAACAACACGAAAGGAATGTTTGCTGGTGGGAAATAACTTGCTTCGAGGTGCGACTTCCGGCGCTTCAGGTACAAAGCACCCGCCAGCGCAGCCCAGCCAGCTGACATGTGAACAACCGTACCGCCCGCAAAATCAAGGACACCTAATTTAAACAGGATACCTTCTGGATGCCAGGTCATGTGTGCCAAAGGCGCATAAACGAACAGGCTAAACAGAATCATGAACAGAACATACGACCGGAAATTGATCCGTTCAGCCATTGAACCAGTTACCAGAGCAGGTGTAATAACGGCAAACTTGAGCTGAAAGAACGCAAAGACAACCAACGGAATCGAAGCCGCCAGCGACCAGGGCTTGCCATCCAGCACGCCTTTGAACATGAAGTGGTCCATTGGGTTACCAACAAAACCACCAATTGAGGTACCAAAGGCCAGACTGAAGCCAACGACTACCCACAGAATACTGATAACACCCATGGCAACAAAGCTTTGCAGCATGGTCGAGATCACGTTTTTGTTGTTGACCATACCGCCGTAAAAATACGCCAGACCAGGTGTCATCAACAAAACCAACGCAGTAGCAACGAGCATCCAGGCCGTATCGCCAGAGTTAATACCTTCCGTTACGATTTGCGTAGGAACAGCAGGCATCAGAACAGCCACCACGCTAATAACCAATAGAATGGCGAGAGGAATGTAATTAGGTTTTTGCATGATACATGAGGGGTTTTTGTTGTACTAGTAAGACATTAAGGTTAAGAAAATGAGGCTATACAATTAGAATTTGAAGATAGCGGCCATACCCAGGGTAGTCTGAGAGGTAGTCAACGA
It encodes:
- a CDS encoding ammonium transporter, which produces MQKPNYIPLAILLVISVVAVLMPAVPTQIVTEGINSGDTAWMLVATALVLLMTPGLAYFYGGMVNNKNVISTMLQSFVAMGVISILWVVVGFSLAFGTSIGGFVGNPMDHFMFKGVLDGKPWSLAASIPLVVFAFFQLKFAVITPALVTGSMAERINFRSYVLFMILFSLFVYAPLAHMTWHPEGILFKLGVLDFAGGTVVHMSAGWAALAGALYLKRRKSHLEASYFPPANIPFVLLGTGLLWFGWFGFNAGSAVAASPLAASAFATTNTAAAAAGLAWVLFDAAKGKKVSALGFCIGAVVGLVAITPAAGFVTIPTAIFIGTVGAMVSNYVAHLRSKSTLDDTLDVFPCHGVGGMVGMVMTGIFASKGINSAVVDEGLAFGQTKLFINHMIALVGVSVFAFIMSYVMLKITDLILPLRVTEEDEKSGLDVSQHDEFLIEA
- a CDS encoding DUF1304 domain-containing protein, giving the protein MKLIAEILVSLVALEHIYILWMEMFAWTTQGRKTFKSFPPDLFEKTKSLAANQGLYNGFLAAGLIWSMFIDDAAWSINIAYFFLGCVIVAGVYGALTAQRSIFFVQALPAILALIAVALA